The genomic interval CGCCGGGTGGATGGGCTGCGCGCGCCTGGTGGGGGCGGCAAGGCCGAGCACCTGGTGGCCCACCTGGCTGCGCTCGAGGTCGAGCCCTCGGCGGCGCTGCTGGTGGGAGACGCGCTCGACGACCTGGCGGCGGCGCGGGCGGTCGGCGCCCGCTGTGTGCTGTACGACGGAGGCGCACATCACCGGCACGCGCTCGAGGCGGCCGGCGTCCCGGTGGTCGAAACGCTCACCGCCGCCGTGGCCGCGATCACAGCGTCTCGTAGGCGGCCAGGCAGCGCTCGGCGCAGGCCCGCCAGGTGAACCGCTGCACGACCAGGTCGCGGGCGTTGGCGCCCAGCCGGGCGGCCAGGCGGCGGTCCGACAGCAGGCGTGCGAGGCCCTCGGCGAGCGCCTCGGTGTCGCCGGGCGGGACCAGGAACCCGGTCTCGCCGTCCACGACGACCTCGGCCAGCCCCCCGATCCGGCTGGCGACCACCGGGGTCCCGCTGGCCATGGCCTCCAGCGCGACCAGGCCGAGCAGCTCGGAGACGGGGACGTGCCGGCCGTAGCAGGTCCGGTCGACGGACGGGAGGGCCAGGACCGCGGCCCGCCGGTACAGGCCGGGCAGGTCGGGATCCGGCACCGGACCGAGGAAGGTCACGTCGTGGTCCTGGGCGAGCCGGTGCAGCAGCGCGGGATAGTCCCGCTCGGGTGGGCGGGGGTCGTGGCCGGCGCTGCCCGCGATCCGGAGCCCGGCGCCGGCGGGCAGGGCGCGGATCAGCCGGTCGATCCCCTTGTGCGGGGTCAGCCGCCCGACGAACAGGACACCGTCCCGGTCGGCGCCGGGCACGGGGGTGAACCGCCGCGTGTCGGCTCCGCCGTAGATCACCTGCGTCCTCGCCGGGGGGGCTCCGAGCA from Actinomycetota bacterium carries:
- a CDS encoding glycosyltransferase family 4 protein, which encodes MRVIHVAPSVFGPDGLYGGGERYPLELARALADQVDCELVTFGPRPATWRADGGLRVRVLRPVAWLRGHPAQPVAPLLPAALTRAQVVHAHHFRSVPTRMSAVTARVLGAGTAVTDHGLLGRTWGGLVHRLFDRFLAVSRCSAELLGAPPARTQVIYGGADTRRFTPVPGADRDGVLFVGRLTPHKGIDRLIRALPAGAGLRIAGSAGHDPRPPERDYPALLHRLAQDHDVTFLGPVPDPDLPGLYRRAAVLALPSVDRTCYGRHVPVSELLGLVALEAMASGTPVVASRIGGLAEVVVDGETGFLVPPGDTEALAEGLARLLSDRRLAARLGANARDLVVQRFTWRACAERCLAAYETL